In the genome of Halostella limicola, one region contains:
- a CDS encoding methyl-accepting chemotaxis protein, whose amino-acid sequence MRRSYALKFMLALFVLAATVGAVGLVGTNVMADEVQDRVHEDSKEIAQKEAQQVAMQTDNTGLKVDRISSEITHQEDVGAYLEAQHRRIEGNHHIHYVDVDDGTVLYSTNEELTGQPINASDENWAQEFGGMGEGVYENRSVHGGYYLDMFAYETIPIADRTADGTNVLQYQRLVDDGENRDKLVVVGQNMSQRADLLSDDDGRISFIVYPGAEGTEHGQVVLGPEGTTLYRSYGNERDFATDEVTTDPEVHDVGTPGEALAEVAGSQYADEEYVATAVRLEPGSPFILVVHTPKSEAYGFVQTVSDYGTYVTLGGVFLIVFVGGVIGRNTSRSIDRLRDRAERMEDGDLDVDLESDRIDSIGRLYDSFDGMRTSLKEQIRSAEEARNEAQMARERTERINSHLQSKADDYREVMRECAEGDLGARMDPESENEAMRDIAEEFNAMVEAIERTTARAKAFAGDVAAASEQVTASSEEVRNASEQVASSTQEISDGAEEQSESLRVVNEEMENLSTTTEEIAATSNEVADIAERTARTGQQGREAARAAVDRMAQIEDDSADAIAAIEELEGQMQEVDELIDLITDIAKETNMLALNANIEASRGEGAGDAGGGFGVVAEQVKELSAETKEAAEDIEELLEQIQDQTHATAGEVQQTADRIAENRDAVENAADALAEIADYAAETNSGVQEISATTEEQAASTQEVVTMVDEVATISQETTSEAENVAAAAEEQTTALSEVTHSASDLAERAAELSEALDRFETTANVDAGDASHPDGEVIDELSDGSDGGAADARSEESSDGAVDEFTFGEQ is encoded by the coding sequence GTGCGTCGCAGCTACGCGCTGAAGTTCATGCTGGCGCTGTTCGTTCTCGCCGCGACGGTCGGCGCGGTCGGCCTCGTCGGCACGAACGTGATGGCCGACGAGGTACAGGACCGGGTCCACGAGGACTCGAAGGAGATCGCTCAAAAGGAGGCCCAACAGGTGGCGATGCAGACTGACAACACCGGCCTGAAGGTCGACAGGATATCTTCCGAGATCACGCATCAGGAGGACGTCGGCGCGTACCTCGAAGCGCAGCACCGGCGGATCGAGGGCAACCACCACATCCACTACGTCGACGTCGACGACGGCACGGTCCTCTACAGCACGAACGAGGAGCTGACCGGACAGCCGATAAACGCCTCCGACGAGAACTGGGCACAGGAGTTCGGCGGCATGGGCGAGGGCGTCTACGAGAACAGGTCCGTCCACGGCGGCTACTACCTGGACATGTTCGCGTACGAGACGATCCCGATCGCCGACCGGACCGCCGACGGGACGAACGTCCTGCAGTACCAGCGGCTGGTCGACGACGGGGAGAACCGCGACAAGCTCGTCGTCGTGGGACAGAACATGAGCCAGCGGGCGGACCTGCTGAGCGACGACGACGGCCGCATCTCGTTCATCGTCTATCCGGGGGCCGAGGGGACGGAGCACGGGCAGGTCGTGCTCGGACCCGAGGGGACGACGCTGTACCGGTCGTACGGGAACGAGCGCGACTTCGCCACCGACGAGGTGACGACCGACCCCGAGGTGCACGACGTCGGCACTCCCGGCGAGGCACTCGCCGAAGTGGCCGGGTCGCAGTACGCCGACGAGGAGTACGTCGCCACGGCGGTGCGACTGGAGCCCGGATCGCCGTTCATCCTCGTCGTCCACACGCCGAAGAGCGAGGCGTACGGCTTCGTGCAGACGGTGAGCGACTACGGGACCTACGTCACTCTCGGCGGCGTGTTCCTGATCGTTTTCGTCGGCGGCGTCATCGGCCGGAACACCTCAAGGTCGATCGACCGGCTCCGGGACAGGGCCGAGCGCATGGAGGACGGCGACCTGGACGTCGACCTCGAGAGCGACCGGATCGACAGCATCGGCCGGCTGTACGACTCGTTCGACGGCATGCGGACCTCTCTGAAAGAGCAGATCCGCAGCGCCGAAGAGGCCCGCAACGAGGCCCAGATGGCCCGCGAGCGGACCGAGCGCATCAACTCGCACCTGCAGTCGAAGGCCGACGACTACCGCGAAGTGATGCGCGAGTGCGCCGAGGGCGACCTGGGCGCGCGGATGGACCCCGAGAGCGAGAACGAGGCGATGCGCGACATCGCGGAGGAGTTCAACGCGATGGTCGAGGCGATAGAGCGGACGACGGCGCGGGCGAAGGCGTTCGCCGGCGACGTCGCTGCCGCCTCCGAGCAGGTGACCGCCTCCAGCGAGGAGGTCCGGAACGCGAGCGAGCAGGTCGCAAGCTCCACCCAGGAGATCTCCGACGGCGCCGAGGAGCAAAGCGAGAGCCTCCGGGTCGTCAACGAGGAGATGGAGAACCTCTCGACGACGACCGAGGAGATCGCGGCGACCTCGAACGAGGTGGCCGACATCGCGGAGCGCACCGCCAGAACCGGTCAGCAGGGTCGCGAAGCGGCGCGGGCCGCGGTCGACCGCATGGCCCAGATCGAGGACGACTCCGCGGACGCGATCGCCGCTATCGAGGAACTGGAGGGGCAGATGCAGGAGGTCGACGAGCTCATCGACCTCATCACCGACATCGCCAAGGAGACGAACATGCTGGCGCTCAACGCCAACATCGAGGCCTCCCGCGGTGAGGGCGCCGGCGACGCCGGCGGCGGCTTCGGCGTCGTCGCCGAGCAGGTGAAGGAACTCTCCGCGGAGACGAAGGAGGCCGCGGAGGACATCGAGGAGCTCCTCGAACAGATCCAGGACCAGACCCACGCCACCGCGGGCGAGGTCCAGCAGACCGCCGACCGCATCGCCGAGAACCGCGACGCGGTCGAGAACGCGGCCGACGCCCTCGCGGAGATCGCCGACTACGCGGCGGAGACCAACTCCGGCGTTCAGGAGATCTCCGCGACGACCGAGGAGCAGGCCGCCTCCACGCAGGAGGTCGTGACCATGGTCGACGAGGTGGCGACGATCAGTCAGGAGACCACGTCGGAAGCCGAGAACGTCGCCGCCGCGGCCGAGGAACAGACCACCGCGCTGAGCGAGGTGACCCACAGCGCGAGCGACCTCGCCGAGCGGGCGGCCGAGCTCTCCGAGGCGCTCGACCGGTTCGAGACCACCGCGAACGTCGACGCCGGTGACGCGTCGCACCCGGACGGTGAGGTCATCGACGAACTGTCCGACGGGTCGGACGGCGGGGCGGCCGACGCCCGGTCCGAGGAGTCGTCCGACGGAGCGGTCGACGAGTTCACCTTCGGCGAGCAGTAG